A window of the Myxococcales bacterium genome harbors these coding sequences:
- a CDS encoding alpha/beta hydrolase, with translation MVPMMLACIAAIVVLSLLALLLGGLSGLMTLFGLIFLAILGLYLIGRYGFTDNRRPDEIHFAKTADGQEIAVWRYRPRGAAAQKTPVVLQHGLGANQRDLDLEDKNSLALFLAREGYDCYLPALRGCGPSAYTRLGHPDRWNIVFDQFVDYDLPAVFAKIQELTGATQVHYIGHSMGGMIGYALAEGENAARLKSLTSIAGPCFFENMQHFKPLLRYRFLFKPFPVIYQKVFCYLLAPLVYFWPKVAGREMLNPDNVTGPTLALGSANVIDEMPKPLLLQFGQWVEDGDFGSHHQPSWESRLAEITTPIYCIAGSLDYFCPPPAIDRVVDRVGSARKRYHLFAKANGDTVDYGHGDLSIGNDAPRDIFPTILSWLKEND, from the coding sequence ATGGTGCCCATGATGTTGGCTTGTATCGCGGCGATCGTCGTACTGTCGCTGTTGGCGCTATTGCTGGGTGGTCTTTCCGGATTGATGACGCTGTTCGGCCTGATTTTTCTGGCGATTCTGGGGTTGTACCTGATCGGCCGGTACGGCTTCACCGACAACCGCCGGCCCGATGAAATTCATTTCGCCAAGACGGCCGACGGCCAGGAGATCGCCGTGTGGCGCTATCGGCCGCGCGGCGCGGCGGCGCAAAAAACGCCGGTCGTTCTGCAGCACGGTCTGGGCGCCAACCAGCGCGACCTGGACCTAGAGGACAAGAACTCTCTCGCGCTATTCCTGGCGCGCGAAGGCTACGACTGCTATCTGCCCGCGCTGCGGGGCTGCGGGCCGAGCGCCTACACGCGCTTGGGCCATCCCGACCGCTGGAACATCGTTTTCGATCAATTCGTCGATTACGATCTGCCGGCGGTGTTCGCGAAGATCCAGGAGCTGACCGGCGCGACGCAGGTCCACTACATCGGCCATTCGATGGGCGGCATGATCGGGTATGCGCTGGCCGAGGGCGAAAATGCGGCGCGACTCAAAAGCCTGACGTCCATCGCCGGGCCGTGTTTCTTCGAAAACATGCAGCATTTCAAACCGTTGCTGCGCTACCGCTTCCTGTTCAAGCCGTTCCCGGTGATTTATCAGAAGGTTTTTTGTTACCTCCTGGCGCCGTTGGTGTACTTCTGGCCCAAGGTGGCGGGCCGCGAAATGCTCAATCCGGACAACGTCACCGGCCCGACCCTGGCGCTCGGCTCGGCCAACGTCATCGACGAAATGCCCAAGCCCCTGCTCTTGCAGTTCGGCCAATGGGTCGAGGACGGCGATTTCGGCTCGCACCACCAGCCCAGTTGGGAAAGCCGGCTGGCGGAAATCACCACGCCGATCTATTGCATCGCCGGTTCGCTCGACTATTTCTGCCCGCCGCCGGCGATCGACCGGGTCGTCGATCGGGTCGGCAGCGCCCGGAAACGCTACCACCTGTTCGCCAAGGCCAACGGCGACACCGTCGATTACGGCCACGGCGACCTGTCGATCGGGAACGACGCGCCCCGCGACATCTTCCCCACGATCCTGTCCTGGTTGAAGGAAAACGACTGA
- a CDS encoding glycosyltransferase family 4 protein, whose translation MKSLYAIASLFAGPGIGTTAYRAAAGLWRAGLLDRLVALGHRPTEVAEEQIVDVRFPPRGALRFLSDKPFYWLKNRRFDQVCRRAAAGDFAVVHLWNSQATGTARLAKGRGQRLAIDRASTHIRTQTDLLVAAYERFGIRYAPTYRETIARCVEEYALADVILTPSPRSYRSFLEQGVAEEKLVRCPFGADLERFTPRDRPPEKFRALFVGQLGVRKGIVTLLEAWDRAATGGELWLVGGKEEAIHRRLDPWRDRPDIRWLGFRSDVPELLRQASVFVFPSIEEGSALVTYEAMACGLPLIVTPESGAVARDGREAIEIKPHEVDALAAALAKLAADPALVEQLGRAARRRVEQFPWSAYGDRVALVHRLLADGRTGAEIRQALATGWPQIE comes from the coding sequence GTGAAATCCCTCTATGCCATCGCATCCTTGTTCGCCGGGCCGGGCATCGGCACGACCGCCTACCGCGCCGCGGCGGGCCTGTGGCGGGCCGGGCTGCTGGATCGCCTGGTCGCGCTGGGCCACCGGCCGACCGAGGTGGCCGAGGAGCAGATCGTCGACGTCCGTTTTCCGCCGCGCGGCGCCCTGCGCTTCCTGAGCGACAAGCCCTTCTATTGGCTGAAGAACCGGCGCTTCGATCAGGTCTGCCGGCGCGCCGCGGCCGGCGATTTCGCGGTCGTCCACCTGTGGAACAGCCAGGCGACCGGCACGGCGCGGCTGGCCAAGGGGCGTGGCCAGCGGCTGGCGATCGACCGGGCCAGCACGCACATCCGCACCCAAACCGACCTGCTGGTCGCGGCGTACGAACGCTTCGGCATCCGCTACGCGCCGACCTACCGCGAAACCATCGCCCGCTGCGTCGAGGAATACGCGCTCGCCGACGTCATCCTGACGCCGAGCCCGCGCAGTTATCGCAGCTTCCTCGAACAGGGCGTGGCCGAGGAAAAGCTCGTACGCTGCCCGTTCGGCGCCGACCTGGAACGCTTTACCCCGCGCGACCGGCCGCCGGAAAAATTCCGCGCGCTGTTCGTCGGCCAACTCGGCGTCCGCAAAGGCATCGTCACCCTGCTCGAGGCCTGGGACCGCGCGGCGACGGGCGGCGAATTGTGGCTGGTCGGCGGCAAGGAGGAAGCGATTCATCGCCGGCTCGATCCCTGGCGCGACCGCCCGGACATCCGCTGGCTGGGCTTCCGGTCGGACGTGCCGGAACTGTTGCGGCAGGCTTCGGTGTTCGTGTTTCCGAGCATCGAGGAAGGCAGCGCCCTGGTGACCTACGAGGCGATGGCCTGCGGGCTGCCGCTGATCGTCACCCCGGAATCCGGCGCGGTGGCGCGCGACGGCCGGGAGGCGATCGAAATCAAGCCGCACGAGGTCGACGCCCTGGCCGCGGCGCTCGCGAAACTGGCCGCGGATCCCGCCCTGGTCGAACAACTCGGCCGCGCGGCGCGACGGCGCGTCGAACAGTTTCCGTGGTCCGCTTACGGCGACCGCGTGGCGCTGGTCCACCGCTTGCTGGCCGACGGCCGCACCGGAGCGGAAATCCGTCAAGCCTTGGCTACGGGCTGGCCGCAGATCGAATGA
- a CDS encoding ATP-binding cassette domain-containing protein, translating to MNILAGVYAPDAGTIELFGRAVRFQSPRDAMRAGIGMVHQHFAQVPGCTVAQNLALAARQGPFFLRRAAVEKQLADLCRAYGLRPAPQAVVGELSVGERQQLELLRLLAADAQVLILDEPTAVLTPGESERLFVILKDLAARGRAILFITHKLDEVRAAAHRLTVLRKGRLVAAGLAAPDCDCSQIASLMVGEAPPAAGAYTPGEPGEVVFALDNATVEGARGGLALGGLSFQVRAGEICAIAGVAGNGQRELAEAALGLRRLANGRRLLGGEDITAWPTHRIRRAGIGFVPEDRMTLGICGGLSLADNLNLPAFGADAPFLLRRTVLLARARELAAATRVIYKDLAQPIRSLSGGNVQRAILAREMAAARRLLIVSQPTRGLDIAAAAEVRAALLALRRRGVAILLISYDLDEIAELADRALVLNRGCLAAEYHRPLPPHATIGLAMAGGERAS from the coding sequence ATGAACATCCTGGCCGGCGTTTACGCCCCTGACGCCGGCACGATCGAGCTGTTCGGCCGGGCCGTCCGCTTTCAGTCGCCGCGCGACGCCATGCGCGCCGGCATCGGCATGGTCCACCAGCATTTCGCCCAGGTGCCGGGCTGCACGGTCGCCCAGAACCTCGCGCTGGCGGCGCGCCAAGGGCCGTTTTTCCTGCGCCGGGCCGCCGTCGAAAAGCAGCTCGCGGATCTCTGCCGCGCCTACGGCTTGCGGCCGGCGCCGCAAGCGGTGGTCGGCGAACTGTCGGTGGGCGAGCGGCAGCAATTGGAGCTGTTGCGCCTGTTGGCCGCCGACGCGCAGGTGCTGATCCTGGATGAACCGACGGCGGTGCTGACCCCCGGCGAAAGCGAACGCCTGTTCGTCATATTAAAAGACCTGGCGGCGCGCGGCCGGGCGATCCTGTTCATCACCCACAAGCTCGACGAAGTGCGGGCGGCGGCGCACCGCCTGACGGTGCTGCGCAAGGGCCGCCTGGTCGCCGCCGGCCTCGCCGCGCCGGATTGCGACTGCTCCCAGATCGCTTCCCTGATGGTCGGCGAAGCGCCGCCGGCCGCCGGCGCCTACACGCCCGGCGAGCCGGGCGAGGTCGTCTTCGCGCTCGACAACGCGACGGTCGAAGGGGCGCGCGGCGGACTGGCGCTGGGCGGCCTGTCGTTTCAAGTCCGGGCGGGAGAAATCTGCGCGATCGCCGGCGTCGCCGGCAACGGCCAGCGGGAACTGGCCGAGGCGGCGCTGGGTTTGCGCCGTTTGGCGAACGGGCGGCGGTTGCTGGGTGGCGAGGACATCACGGCCTGGCCGACGCATCGAATCCGCCGCGCGGGAATCGGTTTCGTGCCCGAGGACCGCATGACGCTGGGCATCTGCGGCGGCCTGTCGCTGGCCGACAACCTCAACCTGCCGGCGTTCGGCGCCGACGCACCGTTTCTGCTGCGGCGCACGGTGTTGCTGGCGCGGGCGCGCGAACTGGCCGCCGCCACGCGCGTCATTTACAAGGATTTGGCGCAGCCGATCCGGTCGCTGTCGGGCGGCAACGTTCAGCGGGCCATTCTGGCGCGGGAAATGGCGGCGGCGCGGCGGCTGTTGATCGTCAGCCAGCCGACGCGCGGCCTGGATATCGCGGCCGCCGCCGAGGTGCGCGCCGCGTTGCTCGCGCTGCGCCGGCGCGGGGTGGCGATCCTGTTGATCTCCTACGACCTGGACGAAATCGCCGAACTGGCTGACCGCGCGCTGGTCCTGAATCGCGGCTGCCTCGCCGCCGAATACCACCGCCCGCTGCCGCCGCACGCGACCATCGGTCTGGCGATGGCCGGAGGCGAACGTGCGTCTTGA
- a CDS encoding UvrD-helicase domain-containing protein, producing MPETTELILKDLNPAQREAVTAPDGPLLVFAGAGSGKTRVLTRRIAYLLVERGLHPSEVFAVTFTNKAAQVMQDRVEQLIGRHARGMWIHTFHGACVRLLRSHAERVGRKPGFSIYDEADQQQVVKELMPICDLDPQDTPPRQITHWFDLAKNEGADPSERGDLAPPPIRHKFQHLAELYRRRLREANAFDFGDLIVETVRLLRDNPEIAAAYRRRFRHLLVDEFQDTNRAQYQLLAELLDDHRCLTVVGDDDQSIYRWRGARLANILEFERVFPDAKVVILGTNYRSTSLILRAANAVIARNVGRKPKEMNTPNPLGAPLVRCLADDEYEEARFVGRTIDELRLRHGLRPAEIAVFYRVNAQSRILEEKLLERGIPYTVVGGTRFYDRKEIKDAIAYLRLQVNPADALAFARAINVPARGIGEKTQARLLQYATEKSLSPIAACAAAAEGDAEGFGPKLRQELGRFARLFRQPGADLFGNRPSQIAGRLLRDSGYLDLLEKSQKIEDRSRLENLQELLKSIEEFEKDIGEEATLADFLEKVSLLSDPDMYDERVDAVSLMTLHAAKGLEFPAVFMIGLEDGLLPHSRSRDDPAEIEEERRLAYVGVTRARQYLYWTAAAVRRSYGGIPTPTRLSPFWHDPPPDAVTDVGPTRAPSWGSDFIRRAAPAPAPAAVESGEPVYDYADSQDPDDLQSRLVPGCRIRHPQFGAGTLLTITGSGAMSRATVAFDRYGTKTLILKYANLTWLGAAR from the coding sequence ATGCCGGAAACGACCGAACTGATCTTGAAGGACCTCAACCCCGCCCAGCGCGAGGCCGTCACGGCCCCCGACGGGCCGCTGCTCGTCTTCGCCGGGGCGGGTTCCGGCAAAACGCGCGTCCTGACCCGCCGCATCGCCTACCTGCTGGTCGAACGCGGCTTGCATCCCAGCGAGGTCTTCGCGGTCACCTTCACCAACAAGGCCGCCCAGGTCATGCAGGACCGCGTCGAGCAACTGATCGGGCGGCACGCCCGCGGCATGTGGATTCACACCTTCCACGGCGCCTGCGTGCGCCTCCTGCGCAGCCACGCCGAACGCGTCGGCCGCAAACCCGGCTTTTCCATTTACGACGAGGCCGACCAGCAACAGGTGGTCAAGGAATTGATGCCGATCTGCGACCTCGACCCGCAGGACACCCCGCCCCGGCAGATCACCCATTGGTTCGATCTGGCTAAGAACGAAGGGGCGGACCCGAGCGAACGCGGCGACCTGGCGCCGCCGCCGATCCGGCACAAATTCCAGCACCTGGCCGAGCTGTACCGGCGACGCCTGCGGGAAGCCAACGCCTTCGACTTCGGCGACCTGATCGTCGAGACGGTCCGCCTGTTGCGCGACAACCCGGAGATCGCCGCCGCCTATCGCCGCCGCTTCCGCCACTTGCTCGTCGACGAGTTCCAGGACACCAACCGCGCCCAGTACCAGTTACTCGCCGAACTGCTCGACGATCACCGCTGCCTGACCGTGGTCGGCGACGACGACCAGTCGATCTATCGCTGGCGCGGCGCCCGGCTGGCGAACATCCTCGAGTTCGAGCGCGTCTTCCCCGACGCCAAGGTGGTCATCCTGGGGACGAACTACCGCAGCACGTCGTTGATTCTGCGGGCAGCCAACGCGGTGATCGCCCGCAACGTCGGCCGCAAGCCGAAGGAAATGAACACGCCCAACCCGCTCGGCGCGCCGCTCGTGCGCTGCCTGGCCGACGACGAGTACGAGGAAGCCCGCTTCGTCGGGCGCACGATCGACGAACTGCGCCTGCGCCACGGACTGCGGCCCGCCGAAATCGCCGTGTTCTACCGCGTCAACGCGCAAAGTCGGATTCTCGAGGAAAAGCTGCTCGAGCGCGGCATCCCTTACACCGTGGTCGGAGGCACGCGGTTTTACGACCGCAAGGAAATCAAGGACGCGATCGCCTACCTGCGCCTGCAGGTCAATCCGGCCGACGCGCTGGCGTTCGCGCGCGCGATCAACGTGCCGGCGCGCGGCATCGGCGAGAAGACCCAGGCCCGCCTCCTTCAATATGCGACCGAAAAGAGCCTGAGCCCGATCGCCGCCTGTGCCGCGGCCGCCGAAGGCGACGCCGAGGGTTTCGGGCCCAAGCTCCGGCAGGAATTGGGCCGGTTCGCGCGGTTGTTTCGCCAACCGGGCGCCGACCTGTTCGGCAACCGGCCCTCGCAAATCGCCGGCCGGCTGCTGCGCGATTCGGGTTACCTGGACCTGCTCGAAAAAAGCCAGAAAATCGAGGATCGCTCGCGGCTGGAAAACCTGCAGGAATTGCTGAAATCCATCGAGGAATTCGAGAAGGACATTGGCGAGGAAGCGACGCTGGCCGACTTCCTGGAAAAGGTCAGCCTGCTTTCCGACCCCGACATGTACGACGAGCGGGTGGACGCGGTGAGCCTGATGACCCTCCATGCCGCCAAGGGATTGGAGTTCCCCGCCGTGTTCATGATCGGCCTGGAAGACGGTCTGCTGCCGCACAGCCGCAGCCGGGACGATCCGGCCGAGATCGAGGAAGAGCGGCGGCTGGCTTACGTCGGCGTTACCCGGGCGCGCCAATACCTTTACTGGACGGCCGCGGCCGTGCGCCGGTCCTACGGCGGCATACCGACGCCGACCCGCCTGTCGCCCTTCTGGCACGACCCGCCGCCCGACGCGGTGACCGATGTCGGTCCCACCCGCGCACCTTCCTGGGGCAGCGATTTCATCCGCCGCGCGGCGCCCGCCCCCGCGCCGGCGGCGGTCGAAAGCGGCGAGCCGGTCTACGATTATGCCGACAGCCAGGATCCCGACGACCTGCAAAGCCGGCTGGTTCCCGGCTGCCGCATCCGGCACCCACAATTCGGCGCGGGCACCCTGTTGACGATCACCGGCAGCGGCGCCATGTCCCGGGCGACCGTCGCCTTCGACCGCTACGGGACCAAAACCCTGATTCTCAAATACGCCAACCTGACCTGGCTCGGCGCGGCCCGCTGA
- a CDS encoding tetratricopeptide repeat protein — translation MSRPLRRLTQLFALLIALQFVVACMGEPAPVWDLNRLLRVGHDLLEEGRGSEAYNYFVKALKIDPDNYQAHYGIVLALDKRVFANIDGIIDLLSGVYMYEPTTAECEIACQRLEECDLYDEAWTSAESCVQDCPFGLQPYMFDMLSDGSTCYKIRHRALEWIVPTTPENCKLLCENLDLCGNIQPPVTFTVEECISHCPHAYVERHSKCYLSNLGSCNGYDRTCFEHTTVGLQILFREIGIHVAPQIEEYSQFLLDNPNDFQYYLKDFNWTLVDPPVTIDWAGRYNTGYMHLSRMLGHAFNALLLGATSVQLEMNFPNFDLNFNYSNPQGLEEILNALIISLEILLYDPIYPQGFAIYDEDWAYDQVEDMGKELGKMFGEVARMFDFMFTDTDRQPGKALRYEDDNGNNIWDPDEVMQIRGLEIADKQIEINRPQAEAIRDLCYALEANLLERTPVPIELFTGVLESLNLGDFDFLIDLAIAWSEDGTFDISGPFWETNKFAFRELLKVIIEKLKIVLEVVDELGLDI, via the coding sequence ATGAGCCGCCCACTCCGCCGTTTGACGCAGCTTTTCGCGCTCCTGATCGCCTTGCAGTTCGTCGTGGCCTGCATGGGCGAACCGGCGCCCGTGTGGGATTTGAACCGCCTGCTCCGCGTCGGTCACGATCTGCTCGAAGAAGGCAGGGGCTCGGAAGCCTACAACTACTTCGTCAAAGCCCTGAAAATCGACCCCGACAACTACCAGGCGCACTACGGCATCGTGCTGGCGCTCGACAAACGCGTCTTCGCCAACATCGACGGCATCATCGACCTGCTTTCCGGCGTGTACATGTACGAGCCGACCACCGCGGAATGCGAAATCGCTTGTCAGCGGCTCGAGGAATGCGACCTGTACGACGAGGCCTGGACCTCGGCCGAATCGTGCGTCCAGGACTGCCCCTTCGGTCTGCAACCGTACATGTTCGACATGCTCAGCGACGGCAGCACCTGCTACAAGATCCGCCACCGGGCGCTCGAATGGATCGTCCCGACAACCCCCGAAAACTGCAAGCTGCTGTGCGAAAACCTCGATCTGTGCGGCAACATCCAGCCGCCGGTGACCTTCACCGTCGAAGAATGCATTTCGCACTGCCCGCACGCCTACGTCGAGCGGCACAGCAAGTGCTACCTGTCGAACCTGGGTTCCTGCAACGGCTACGACCGCACCTGCTTCGAGCACACCACGGTCGGCCTGCAAATTCTTTTCCGCGAAATCGGCATCCATGTGGCGCCGCAAATCGAGGAGTATTCGCAGTTCCTGCTCGATAACCCGAACGACTTCCAGTACTACCTCAAGGATTTCAACTGGACGCTCGTCGATCCGCCGGTGACGATCGACTGGGCGGGCCGTTACAACACCGGCTACATGCACCTGTCGCGCATGTTGGGCCACGCGTTCAACGCGCTGCTGTTGGGCGCCACGTCCGTGCAGCTCGAAATGAACTTCCCGAACTTCGACCTCAACTTCAACTACAGCAACCCGCAGGGCCTCGAGGAAATCCTCAACGCCCTGATCATCTCGCTCGAAATCCTGCTGTACGACCCGATCTACCCGCAGGGCTTCGCCATCTACGACGAGGATTGGGCCTACGACCAGGTCGAGGATATGGGCAAGGAGCTGGGCAAGATGTTCGGCGAGGTCGCCCGCATGTTCGACTTCATGTTCACCGACACCGACCGTCAGCCGGGCAAGGCGTTGCGCTACGAGGACGACAACGGCAACAACATCTGGGATCCCGACGAGGTGATGCAGATTCGCGGGCTGGAAATCGCCGACAAGCAGATCGAAATCAATCGCCCCCAGGCCGAGGCGATCCGCGACCTGTGCTACGCCCTCGAGGCCAACCTGCTCGAACGCACCCCGGTGCCCATCGAACTGTTCACCGGCGTGCTCGAATCCCTCAACCTCGGCGATTTCGATTTCCTGATCGACCTGGCCATCGCCTGGTCCGAGGACGGCACTTTCGATATCAGCGGGCCGTTCTGGGAAACCAACAAGTTCGCCTTCCGCGAACTGCTGAAGGTTATCATCGAAAAGCTGAAGATCGTGCTCGAGGTGGTCGACGAACTGGGCCTGGATATCTAG
- a CDS encoding branched-chain amino acid transaminase has translation MTTFQDVPGDTKVFFNGKMVDWKDATVHVMTHALHYGSSVFEGIRCYKTPKGPAIFRLKEHTERLFNSAKMYRMTPKMTKDEMNQAILETIRINKFQECYIRPIIYRGLGPFGVNPLNNSIEVAICCWVWGKYLGEEALEKGVHVHVSSWNRIAPNTIPALAKCAANYANGQLIKMEAVLNGYEEGIALDVHGYVSEGSGENIFIVRGDTLTTTPLGNSVLPGITRDTIITLAREMGYQVLEGPIPREMLYIADEVFFTGTAAEVTPIAGIDKIQIGEGRIGKVTKRLQEKYFEVINLKAPDTHGWLLFV, from the coding sequence ATGACCACGTTCCAAGACGTACCCGGCGACACCAAAGTCTTCTTCAACGGCAAAATGGTGGATTGGAAAGACGCGACCGTCCACGTCATGACGCATGCGTTGCACTACGGATCCAGCGTCTTCGAGGGGATCCGCTGCTACAAGACCCCGAAGGGGCCGGCCATCTTCCGACTCAAGGAGCACACCGAGCGGCTTTTCAACTCGGCGAAAATGTACCGCATGACCCCGAAGATGACGAAAGACGAGATGAACCAAGCCATTCTGGAAACGATCCGCATCAACAAGTTCCAGGAATGCTATATCCGGCCGATCATCTACCGCGGCCTCGGCCCCTTCGGCGTCAACCCGCTCAACAACAGCATCGAAGTGGCGATCTGCTGTTGGGTGTGGGGCAAGTACCTGGGCGAGGAAGCCTTGGAAAAGGGCGTCCACGTGCACGTCTCGAGCTGGAACCGCATCGCCCCCAACACCATTCCGGCGCTGGCCAAGTGCGCCGCCAACTACGCCAACGGCCAACTGATTAAAATGGAAGCCGTGCTCAACGGCTACGAGGAAGGCATCGCGCTGGACGTGCACGGCTACGTTTCCGAGGGCAGCGGTGAAAACATTTTCATCGTCCGCGGCGATACGCTGACGACCACGCCGCTGGGCAACTCGGTGCTGCCGGGCATCACGCGCGACACGATCATTACGCTGGCCCGCGAAATGGGTTATCAGGTGCTGGAAGGGCCGATTCCGCGCGAGATGCTCTACATCGCCGATGAAGTCTTCTTTACCGGCACCGCCGCCGAGGTGACGCCGATCGCCGGCATCGACAAGATCCAGATCGGCGAAGGCCGCATCGGCAAGGTGACGAAACGGCTGCAAGAGAAATACTTCGAGGTGATCAACCTGAAAGCGCCCGATACGCACGGTTGGCTGCTTTTTGTCTGA
- a CDS encoding BMP family ABC transporter substrate-binding protein — translation MGVWLLVLLALTMLSACQKPEQPTTVEKAIPTLPADSGRYKIPEPVPGKFNVAFVYVGPVGDGGWTYAENQGRLYLEKALPDVATVYIESVAEGAEAEQVIRSLARKKFDLIVAGSFGFMDATEAVAKEFPQVKFLHISGFKKNATNFGNLFGAMEDMKYLAGMIAGARAQADKNPKLGYIAPMPIPEVIRLVNAVALGMKTTCPACTLEIRWVNSWFDPVKEKEAADSLLAAGVQVVMTGNDTSGPVVAAGKAGKWAVGYNSDNACNADLEHCLTVPYWNWGTSLVRIVKEIKAGTWKPADDYPDPGEKSLCLLGFMEGQKPAAGVPAEAVAKVQAKLKEMQEGKFTRFDIFAGPLKDNKGNVLLKAGEKLTQEDLEGLKDVPGRPNCKVCMNWFVAGISGEIPQ, via the coding sequence ATGGGTGTTTGGCTGCTCGTGCTGCTTGCCCTGACCATGCTTTCGGCCTGCCAGAAGCCGGAACAACCCACCACCGTCGAAAAAGCGATCCCGACCCTGCCGGCCGATTCCGGCCGGTACAAGATTCCCGAGCCGGTGCCGGGCAAGTTCAACGTCGCGTTCGTCTACGTCGGCCCGGTCGGCGACGGCGGCTGGACCTACGCTGAAAACCAGGGCCGGCTGTACCTGGAAAAAGCGCTGCCCGACGTGGCCACGGTCTACATCGAAAGCGTGGCGGAAGGCGCCGAGGCCGAGCAGGTGATCCGTTCGCTGGCCCGCAAGAAGTTCGACCTGATCGTCGCGGGCAGTTTCGGCTTCATGGACGCGACCGAGGCGGTGGCCAAGGAATTTCCGCAGGTCAAGTTCCTGCACATTTCGGGCTTCAAGAAAAACGCGACGAACTTCGGCAACCTGTTTGGCGCGATGGAAGACATGAAGTACCTGGCGGGCATGATCGCCGGGGCGCGCGCCCAGGCCGACAAGAATCCGAAGCTCGGCTACATCGCCCCGATGCCGATTCCGGAAGTCATCCGCCTGGTCAACGCGGTGGCGCTGGGCATGAAGACCACCTGCCCCGCCTGCACCCTGGAAATCCGCTGGGTCAATTCGTGGTTCGATCCGGTCAAGGAAAAGGAAGCCGCCGATTCGCTGCTGGCCGCCGGCGTGCAAGTGGTGATGACCGGCAACGACACCTCGGGCCCCGTGGTCGCGGCGGGCAAGGCGGGCAAATGGGCCGTCGGCTACAATTCCGACAACGCCTGCAACGCCGATCTCGAACACTGCCTGACCGTCCCTTACTGGAATTGGGGCACCAGCCTCGTGCGGATCGTCAAGGAGATCAAAGCCGGCACCTGGAAACCGGCCGACGACTACCCCGACCCGGGTGAAAAAAGCCTCTGCCTGCTCGGCTTCATGGAAGGCCAGAAGCCCGCGGCCGGCGTACCGGCCGAGGCGGTCGCCAAGGTGCAGGCCAAGTTGAAGGAAATGCAGGAAGGCAAATTCACCCGTTTCGACATCTTCGCCGGTCCGCTCAAGGACAACAAAGGCAACGTGCTGCTGAAAGCCGGTGAAAAGCTGACGCAGGAGGACCTCGAGGGCCTGAAGGACGTGCCGGGCCGTCCGAACTGCAAGGTCTGCATGAACTGGTTCGTGGCCGGGATCAGCGGCGAAATTCCCCAATAA